One Streptomyces sp. CG4 genomic window, GAACTGCGGCATGGTCTGGAACACGTCCAGGACCGGGCGCAGGGCGCGTTCGACGCGGTCGCTGCGGGCGGCGGCGATACCGGTCGCGAACCCGAGGACCAGGGTGACGGCGACGGCGGCCAGCACCTGGGAGAGCGTGTCGAGGGCCGGTTCCCACGCCCCGAGCACACCGATCGCGGCCATGGCGAGGACGGCGGTCAGGGCGGTGCCCCAGGTGCCGATCGACCAGGCCAGGGCGGCGACGATCAGCAGCAGCGCCCACCAGGGCAGCCACAGCAGTCCGGAGCGGACGGGGTCCAGCACCCAGGTGGTGAAGTGGCCCGCCCAGTCGGCCGTACCGCCGACGACCGGGACACCGGTGTACAGGTGGTTGGTCATCCAGTCGACGGCGTGGTCGACCGGTTCGGCGATGTCCAGGGTCCAGCCGGCCGGCCAGTCCAGACTGCCGAGGAGGCGGGTGGCCAGGGCGACGGCCGCGGTGACGGCGAGCGCGTACGGCCAGCCGATCGTCCTGGGCCGCGGCTCTGCGCCCGCTGAGGCCCCGGCGGCCGCGGTCACCCGGTCCAGCACGATGGCGAGCAGTACGATCGGGATGCCGGCGGCGAGGGCGGCGCCGACGTCGACGGAGGCGAGCGCCTGGTAGACGCGGTCGCCGAGGCCGCCGGCGCCGATGACCGAGGCGATGACGGCCATGGACAGCGCCATCATGATCGTCTGGTTGAGGCCGAGGAGGAGTTCGCCCCGGGCCAGCGGGATACGGGCGGTCAGCAGCCGCTGGCGGCGGGTCGCACCGAGCGACTCCACGGCCTCCAGGACCTCGGGGTCGGCGCCCCGCAGGCCGAGCGCGGTGAGGCGGGCCATCGGCGGGGCGGCGTACACGACGGTGGCGAGGACGGCCGCGGGGACGCCGATGCCGAAGACCAGGACGACGGGGAGGAGGTAGGCGAAGGCCGGGAGCACCTGCATGGTGTCCAGGACCGGGCGCAGGGCGCGGTCCAGGCGGTCGGAGAGACCGGCGGCGAGGCCGAGCAGCACACCGACGATCACGGAGGCGAGGACCGCCACCACCATCAGCGCGAGGGTCTGCATCGTCGGGACCCACATGCCCAGTGCGCCGCAGGCCAGGAAGGCGATCGCCGTGCCCGCGGCCAGCCGGGCACCGGCGACGCGCCAGGCGACGAGGGCGCCGAAGACCGTGACGCCGGTCCAGCCCGCGGCGAGCAGGGTGAGGTAGACGGCGCGTACGGAGAGGACGACCGCGTTGCTGATGTAGCCGAAGAAGTACAGGAACAGCGGGTGGCTGTCCCGGTTGTCGATGACCCAGTTGCTCGCCGAGGCGAGGGGCTTGGACAGGCTGACGGTCAGGTCGTGCGGCCAGGTGGCGCCGGGCCACTGCGTGGCGGCCCAGGGGGCCAGGACCGCGGCGACGAGGGCGAGCAGGAGGAGCTTGCCCGCGGCTCGGCTCTTGAGGATGCGGGGTTTGGCCGTGCCGGTGGAGGTCGGGACGGTGATCGTTGCCATCAGACGGCCTCCGGGCTGGTACGGGGACCGGGTACGCCGGCGACCACGCCGAGCAGGCGCTCGTGGTCGACCACGCCCAGGCACTTGCCGTTCTCCGTCACGCAGGCCGCGGTGCCCAGGCCCGCCACCGTCCTGATCGCGTCGGCCACCAGGGCGCCCGGGTCCAGCGCGCCCGGATGCTCGGATCCGCCGCAGTCGCCCGGCTTCATCGCCGTCCGGACCGTCATCACGTGTTCGCGCGGGACCTCGCGGACGAACTCGCGGACGTAGTCGTCGGCCGGGGAGCCGACGATCTCCTCCGGGGTGCCCAGCTGGACGACCTTGCCGTCGCGCATGAGGGCGATGCGGTCGCCGAGTTTCAGGGCCTCGCTGAGGTCGTGGGTGATGAAGACCATCGTGCGGCCCTCCTCGCGGTGCAGGCGGGCCACCTCGTCCTGCATGTCGCGCCGGATGAGCGGGTCGAGGGCGCTGAAGGGTTCGTCGAAGAGGAGCACCTCGGGGTCGACGGCCAGCGCCCGGGCCAGCCCGACACGCTGGCGCTGGCCGCCGGAGAGCTGGGCGGGCCGGCGGTGTTCCAAGCCCTCCAGGCCGACCAAGGCAGCGACCTCGGCGGCCCGCTCGCGCCGCTCGGCCTTGCCGACGCCCTGGATCTCCAGGCCGTAGGCCACGTTGTCGAGAACGGTGCGGTGCGGGAGCAGGCCGAAGTGCTGGAAGACCATGGCGGCGCGGTGCCGGCGCAGTTCGCGCAGCCGGGCCTTGTCCATCGCGCGGACGTCCTCGCCGTCGATGGCGATCGTGCCGGACGTCG contains:
- a CDS encoding ABC transporter permease subunit, producing the protein MATITVPTSTGTAKPRILKSRAAGKLLLLALVAAVLAPWAATQWPGATWPHDLTVSLSKPLASASNWVIDNRDSHPLFLYFFGYISNAVVLSVRAVYLTLLAAGWTGVTVFGALVAWRVAGARLAAGTAIAFLACGALGMWVPTMQTLALMVVAVLASVIVGVLLGLAAGLSDRLDRALRPVLDTMQVLPAFAYLLPVVLVFGIGVPAAVLATVVYAAPPMARLTALGLRGADPEVLEAVESLGATRRQRLLTARIPLARGELLLGLNQTIMMALSMAVIASVIGAGGLGDRVYQALASVDVGAALAAGIPIVLLAIVLDRVTAAAGASAGAEPRPRTIGWPYALAVTAAVALATRLLGSLDWPAGWTLDIAEPVDHAVDWMTNHLYTGVPVVGGTADWAGHFTTWVLDPVRSGLLWLPWWALLLIVAALAWSIGTWGTALTAVLAMAAIGVLGAWEPALDTLSQVLAAVAVTLVLGFATGIAAARSDRVERALRPVLDVFQTMPQFVYLIPVVALFGVGRAPAVAAAVVYALPAVVRITAQGLRQVDPAALESARSLGATGRQQLWQIQLPLARRSLLLAVNQGVVLVLAVVIIGGLVGGGALGYSAVFGLAQGDLATGLVAGAAIVCLGLMLDRVTQPTERRAKKGA
- a CDS encoding glycine betaine/L-proline ABC transporter ATP-binding protein, whose amino-acid sequence is MSKAMESPVFSVSGLWKVFGPKPERIPTDPELGALDPADLRARTGCTAAVRDVSFDVRKGEVFVVMGLSGSGKSTLVRCLTRLIEPTSGTIAIDGEDVRAMDKARLRELRRHRAAMVFQHFGLLPHRTVLDNVAYGLEIQGVGKAERRERAAEVAALVGLEGLEHRRPAQLSGGQRQRVGLARALAVDPEVLLFDEPFSALDPLIRRDMQDEVARLHREEGRTMVFITHDLSEALKLGDRIALMRDGKVVQLGTPEEIVGSPADDYVREFVREVPREHVMTVRTAMKPGDCGGSEHPGALDPGALVADAIRTVAGLGTAACVTENGKCLGVVDHERLLGVVAGVPGPRTSPEAV